The following DNA comes from Actinomycetota bacterium.
AGGAATTGGTGAGGTCATTAATAATCTAAGAGAAGAATTAGGAATGCCTAGTGCATCAGGGCTGGAGAAATTGTCATTTCTCGCCCAGAGAGCGAAGGAAATTTTTGATCAAATGGCAAATTGGGAACAATGCTGCGGTGTCAGATGAAAGGGCGCAATATGTATGATTTATCTTTACAAAAGTATATGACAATACTTGCAAGGGCAACATTTGGAATATTGATAATTTTCATTTTTTGCATGTTTAGCTACGAGCGGTTGTGCAAACGATGTGCAGACAACCTCAGTTGGCACTGATAAAACAGTGTCCTTAGCCCCAAACCAGGTCTTGCAACTGATCACGGGTGAAGGTGAAAGTCAAATAACGTGGCATCTAAATGAAACTCAACGGAAGAAGGAATACTTTAATTCTTCTCTGGAATACGTTACAGGCGATTCTATTTATATTAAAGGCGATGGAACAGCAAATTCGAGAACACTTTTTCAAGAAAAGAAGTTTCCATTTTTTCAACTTGAAGATGGTGCGGGGCACGCTTTTGATATAGAAACTCATACCCTCGACGGCAATGGGCTAACTTTTTCTTTCACTGTGTATTTTAAGCTTTCCCAAGATGGTTCCATAAATGAGAATATTAAATCGGGTGAAGACTTAAAAGCTGTGGATCCATCACCGTCTCAGCGCGGGTTACCAGGCCACATCGTAAATCTAGATCTTTTTGATGACATCAGTCCATAGGGCTATAGCACCACAAGCTACGTCTACAACGGCTTGGACAAGCTCACCGAGGTGGCACGCCTTCCTCCACGGTAAACTACGCGTATGACGCGTCCGGCCGAGTAAACGGAGGTAAAATGAATCAGTTGCATCATGATTGTCCAGAAAGAACAAACATTTTTTTTGTCAGGACTCGCGGTTTGGTGATGATCCTTACATTCATATCCTTATTTACGGTACAACTGACCACCGGTTGCGCAGGAAATCAGACTAGTAGCGACGGGTCAAGCAAAGTTAGCCAATCCACCAAGGAAGTTATTCTGACAACGGGCGCTTCTGGCAAAGAAATTGAATGGAAGATAACCGATATCAGACGAGTCGACCATTATACGCAGATCAATCCAACGGTGGAAGTTATGAAAGCAGATACGGTTGAACTTTCAGGTGAAGCGATGGTTTCGGATTTCATACAGTCGGTAGGCTTATTCCAAAAAGATTATTCCTTTACGTTTTTTAAATTAACGGATAAAGAGGGACACGATTTTCAGCTTCTTACAGACATTGCTACTAGCAGTCAGGATCAGGGTGAAACGCAGGAGCATTTTACGGTTCCTTTCGTTCTCGCTGATAACGGGAAGAATAACGATAATGTTACTAAATGGGGCGACCTCATAATTAAAGATCCCGATCCGGCAACCGCAAGTCTTCCGGGACATGAGGTTTCTCTTTCCGTTTTTGATAATGCCCTAAATTAAGGCAGGTTTTAGCTTTCGATCTAATGGCATGGATAAGTTAAGGTAGGGTCAATTATAGAAGGTATGTTTACGCCCAATTTAATCAGTCATTTTTTGACGCTTAATCAGTAAAATCTGTCACGACCATTTCTATAATGAAATCGATTTCAATTAAGAAAAGACACCAAATTCCGTCAGGCTACTATCTCGTTTGCATCGTGGGGAAAACAACTGCGTCTCGATCACTGAAAAATATTGCAGAGTTATTGTTTTTCAGGAGTTACGGCCCGGAGTTAACCGATTTTTGGATCCTCATCTTTGATTCCATGAATTTACTTCACGTTAATAAAATTGGAGGAAATCTTGAGTTAGCAAAAATCCACCACAAGCAATTATGTTCCAACCTTCGCGACCTTCCAAGGTCAGAACTAAAGAAAATATATTTTAATGAAAATCCGGAATCTTTAGCAGAGAAATATCAGGATTTGCTCGAACTCAAATGGCTTGAATCGTGTTTGGTCACAAGTGAAAAAAAGTAGCATTCATTGAGGCTGAGCCCCGAAACGTGACAGTCAGTGAGAAGCGATTACCGGTCTGGCTCACCTTTTCCAAGAAGCAATTCTAAGAGCAGGGTGCGAAACCAAGCTCAGGTGGCGATTTTGCCCATCCCCCCGTTACTCATCCCCTCCTATATGTTAGAATATCGCGGTTGTCCCGGTTTCCCTGATTCTGGTGTAGCGTTGATCAGGCGGTGCGTATTTAGCGCTGGTTGCGCGCCGCCGGGGGAACCACGCTCTATCCCACTATCATTTATCTTCAGGAGGCGAAGCACTGATGGCGCTAAAGGTTGGCATTAATGGATTTGGACGCATCGGCAGGAACGTTTTTCGGGCCGCTCAGTTAAAGAACGCTGATATCGAATTTGTGGCCATAAATGACCTCACCAGCCCGGCCACGCTGGCGCATCTGCTCAAGTATGACTCGGTCATGGGCCGCTTCAACGGTACCGTCGAGGTTGGCGAGGATTCCTTCACTGTCAACGGCAAGCAGATCAAGATCCTCAGCGAACGCGATCCCGCCAGTCTGCCCTGGGCTGACCTGGGCGTCGACGTCGTCATCGAGTCCACCGGATTCTTCCTCGACCGCGAAGGTGCCGGCAAGCATCTGGCCGCGGGCGCCAAGAAAGTCGTCATCTCGGCTCCGGCCAAGGACCCGGATATCACACTCGTGCTCGGTGTCAACGACGGCGACTACAACAAGGCTGAGCACAACATCATCTCCAACGCTTCCTGCACCACCAACTGCCTGGCCCCGCTCTGCCGCGTGTTGCTCGACGAGTTCGGCATCGAGAAGGGCTTCATGACCACCATTCACGCTTACACCAACGACCAGCGCATCCTTGACCTGCCGCACAAGGACCTGCGCCGGGCCCGCGCCGCCGCCGTCTCGCTCATCCCGACTTCGACCGGCGCCGCCAAGGCCGTTTCCCTGGTGCTCCCCGAGCTCAAGGGCAAGATGGACGGCATGTCCATGCGCGCGCCTGTGCCCGACGGCTCCGTCGTCGACCTGGTCGCCATCCTCGGCAAGGAAGTCACCAAGGAAGAGGTCAACGCCGCTTTCGCCAAGCACGCCGACACCGGCGCCATGGCCGGCATCCTCAAGTACATGGAAGACCCGATCGTCTCGATTGACATCGTGGGCGATCCGTATTCTTCGATCTTCGACTCGCAGGCCACCATGGTGCAGGGCAGCATGGTCAAGGTCCTCAGCTGGTACGACAACGAGTGGGGCTACTCGAACAGGCTTGTCGATCTTGTGCAGCGGGTACTGTAAATAAATCCGGTATCGGGGCGGGATGTTCCCGCCTCCGCTGAAGGCGTCTTCGACAAACGCTGCGGCGGAAACATCCCGCCCCGTTAAAGTTTCACTTACAAGGGTCAGGGCCAAATGAAAAAGACCATCAAGGACATAGACATCGTCGGTAAGCGCGTGTTGGTGCGCGTCGACTTCAACGTGCCGCTCGAGGACGGCAAGGTCGCCGACGACACGCGCATCCGCGCGGCGCTGGCGACGATTAATTACCTGCGCCAGGCCCCGGGCTGCCGTGTCATCCTCATCTCGCACCTGGGCCGTCCCAAGGACGGCCCTGACGACGCCTTGCGCATGGACCCTGTCGCCAAACGGCTCGGCGAGTTGCTTGGCATCGACGTCATGAAGCTCGACGACTGCGTCGGCCCCGAGGTGGAGGAGAAGCTCAAGGAGCTTCCCGTCGGCGGCGTGGCCCTGCTGGAAAACAGCCGCTTCCATCCCGAGGAGAAGAAGAACGACCCCGCCTTCGCGGCCCAGCTTGCCCGCCTGGCGGATGTCTTTGTCATGGACGCTTTCGGCGCCTCTCACCGCGCCCACGCCTCTACCGAGGGCGTCGCGCATCTGCTTCCATCGGTTGCAGGCTTCCTGGTCGAGCGCGAGCTGGAGCGGCTTTCGCTGCTTACCGGCAAGCCCTCGCATCCGTTCGTGATCATCCTCGGCGGCGTCAAGGTTTCCGACAAGATCGGCGTCATCGACCGCTTTCTCGATCTCGCCGACTCCATCCTCATCGGCGGCGCCATGTGCTTCGGTTTCCTCAAGGCCCAGGGGATCGACGTCGCCGACTCCAAGGTCGAGGAAGAAGCCGTCGGCGTTGCCGCCGCGGCGCTCGAGAAATCGAAGACCACCAAGTGCAGGATACTGCTGCCGGTCGACCTCATCGTCGCCGATTCATTTTCCGCCGAAGCCAACACCCTGATCGTCCCCGTGGACAAGATTCCGGCGGGAATGATGGGCCTCGACATCGGCCCGGCCACTTCGCAGCATTTTGTCGATGAGATCAATCTGGCGCACACGATCTTCTGGAACGGCCCTATGGGCGCCTTCGAGATGGAGCCATTCTCATCCGGCACCCGCACCGTGGCCGGCGCGGTCGCCAACTCCGAGGCCCTGACGGTCACCGGCGGCGGCGACACTGTAGCCGCGCTGAACCGCTACGGATTTGCCGATCACATCGATCATGTCTCCACCGGCGGCGGCGCCGCCATGGAATTCCTCGAAGGCAAGGAACTTCCCGGAATCGCGGTCCTGCAGGACGTCTAAGC
Coding sequences within:
- a CDS encoding phosphoglycerate kinase, with the translated sequence MKKTIKDIDIVGKRVLVRVDFNVPLEDGKVADDTRIRAALATINYLRQAPGCRVILISHLGRPKDGPDDALRMDPVAKRLGELLGIDVMKLDDCVGPEVEEKLKELPVGGVALLENSRFHPEEKKNDPAFAAQLARLADVFVMDAFGASHRAHASTEGVAHLLPSVAGFLVERELERLSLLTGKPSHPFVIILGGVKVSDKIGVIDRFLDLADSILIGGAMCFGFLKAQGIDVADSKVEEEAVGVAAAALEKSKTTKCRILLPVDLIVADSFSAEANTLIVPVDKIPAGMMGLDIGPATSQHFVDEINLAHTIFWNGPMGAFEMEPFSSGTRTVAGAVANSEALTVTGGGDTVAALNRYGFADHIDHVSTGGGAAMEFLEGKELPGIAVLQDV
- the gap gene encoding type I glyceraldehyde-3-phosphate dehydrogenase; amino-acid sequence: MALKVGINGFGRIGRNVFRAAQLKNADIEFVAINDLTSPATLAHLLKYDSVMGRFNGTVEVGEDSFTVNGKQIKILSERDPASLPWADLGVDVVIESTGFFLDREGAGKHLAAGAKKVVISAPAKDPDITLVLGVNDGDYNKAEHNIISNASCTTNCLAPLCRVLLDEFGIEKGFMTTIHAYTNDQRILDLPHKDLRRARAAAVSLIPTSTGAAKAVSLVLPELKGKMDGMSMRAPVPDGSVVDLVAILGKEVTKEEVNAAFAKHADTGAMAGILKYMEDPIVSIDIVGDPYSSIFDSQATMVQGSMVKVLSWYDNEWGYSNRLVDLVQRVL